In Perca fluviatilis chromosome 11, GENO_Pfluv_1.0, whole genome shotgun sequence, the following proteins share a genomic window:
- the LOC120568904 gene encoding corticotropin-releasing factor receptor 2 isoform X2: MSAYRECMDNGTWALKSNYSNCEPILEEKRKYPMHYKIALIINYLGHCISVGALVVAFILFLCLRSIRCLRNIIHWNLITTFILRNVMWFLLQLIDHNIHESNEPWCRLITTIYNYFVVTNFFWMFVEGCYLHTAIVMTYSTDKLRKWVFLFIGWCIPLPIIVAWAIGKLYYEDEQCWFGKEPGKYMDYIYQGPVILVLLINFVFLFNIVRILMTKLRASTTSETIQYRKAVKATLVLLPLLGITYMLFFVNPGEDDIAQIVFIYFNSFLQSFQGFFVSVFYCFLNGEVRSAVRKRWHRWQDNHALRVRVARAMSIPTSPTRISFHSIKQTTAV; encoded by the exons A TGAGTGCTTACAGGGAATGCATGGATAATGGGACGTGGGCATTGAAAAGCAATTACTCCAATTGTGAACCCATTTTGGAGGAGAAG AGAAAATATCCAATGCATTATAAAATAGCGCTGATCATCAACTACCTAGGTCACTGTATCTCTGTGGGAGCTCTAGTCGTGGCCTTCATTCTCTTCTTGTGCTTAAG AAGCATACGATGTCTTCGAAACATCATCCACTGGAACTTGATCACCACGTTCATACTGAGAAATGTTATGTGGTTTTTGCTTCAGTTGATTGACCACAATATTCATGAGAGCAATGAG cCTTGGTGTCGATTAATTACAACAATATACAACTACTTTGTGGTGACAAACTTCTTCTGGATGTTTGTTGAAGGATGTTACCTACACACAGCCATTGTAATGACTTATTCAACTGATAAGCTCAGAAAGTGGGTCTTCCTTTTCATCGGCTGGT GTATTCCATTACCTATAATAGTAGCTTGGGCCATAGGAAAGTTGTATTATGAAGATGAACA ATGTTGGTTTGGTAAAGAGCCTGGAAAATATATGGACTATATTTACCAGGGACCAGTTATTCTTGTGCTACTG ATAAACTTTGTTTTCCTCTTCAACATAGTACGAATACTTATGACCAAACTAAGAGCTTCAACCACGTCTGAAACAATACAGTACAG GAAAGCtgtgaaagcaacactggtctTGTTACCTCTGCTAGGCATCACCTACATGCTGTTCTTCGTGAATCCGGGGGAGGACGACATTGCACAAATTGTTTTCATCTATTTCAACTCCTTTTTACAGTCTTTTCAG GGGTTCTTTGTGTCAGTGTTTTACTGCTTTCTAAATGGAGAG GTACGTTCTGCAGTAAGGAAACGGTGGCACCGCTGGCAGGACAACCACGCCCTTCGAGTGCGAGTGGCTCGAGCCATGTCAATCCCCACGTCTCCAACCAGGATTAGCTTCCACAGCATCAAACAGACCACAGCTGTGTGA
- the LOC120568904 gene encoding corticotropin-releasing factor receptor 2 isoform X3, translating into MDNGTWALKSNYSNCEPILEEKRKYPMHYKIALIINYLGHCISVGALVVAFILFLCLRSIRCLRNIIHWNLITTFILRNVMWFLLQLIDHNIHESNEPWCRLITTIYNYFVVTNFFWMFVEGCYLHTAIVMTYSTDKLRKWVFLFIGWCIPLPIIVAWAIGKLYYEDEQCWFGKEPGKYMDYIYQGPVILVLLINFVFLFNIVRILMTKLRASTTSETIQYRKAVKATLVLLPLLGITYMLFFVNPGEDDIAQIVFIYFNSFLQSFQGFFVSVFYCFLNGEVRSAVRKRWHRWQDNHALRVRVARAMSIPTSPTRISFHSIKQTTAV; encoded by the exons ATGGATAATGGGACGTGGGCATTGAAAAGCAATTACTCCAATTGTGAACCCATTTTGGAGGAGAAG AGAAAATATCCAATGCATTATAAAATAGCGCTGATCATCAACTACCTAGGTCACTGTATCTCTGTGGGAGCTCTAGTCGTGGCCTTCATTCTCTTCTTGTGCTTAAG AAGCATACGATGTCTTCGAAACATCATCCACTGGAACTTGATCACCACGTTCATACTGAGAAATGTTATGTGGTTTTTGCTTCAGTTGATTGACCACAATATTCATGAGAGCAATGAG cCTTGGTGTCGATTAATTACAACAATATACAACTACTTTGTGGTGACAAACTTCTTCTGGATGTTTGTTGAAGGATGTTACCTACACACAGCCATTGTAATGACTTATTCAACTGATAAGCTCAGAAAGTGGGTCTTCCTTTTCATCGGCTGGT GTATTCCATTACCTATAATAGTAGCTTGGGCCATAGGAAAGTTGTATTATGAAGATGAACA ATGTTGGTTTGGTAAAGAGCCTGGAAAATATATGGACTATATTTACCAGGGACCAGTTATTCTTGTGCTACTG ATAAACTTTGTTTTCCTCTTCAACATAGTACGAATACTTATGACCAAACTAAGAGCTTCAACCACGTCTGAAACAATACAGTACAG GAAAGCtgtgaaagcaacactggtctTGTTACCTCTGCTAGGCATCACCTACATGCTGTTCTTCGTGAATCCGGGGGAGGACGACATTGCACAAATTGTTTTCATCTATTTCAACTCCTTTTTACAGTCTTTTCAG GGGTTCTTTGTGTCAGTGTTTTACTGCTTTCTAAATGGAGAG GTACGTTCTGCAGTAAGGAAACGGTGGCACCGCTGGCAGGACAACCACGCCCTTCGAGTGCGAGTGGCTCGAGCCATGTCAATCCCCACGTCTCCAACCAGGATTAGCTTCCACAGCATCAAACAGACCACAGCTGTGTGA